Within Microterricola gilva, the genomic segment TGCCCTGCACGAGCGGGTCGACACCGGGGCCGTCGTCACGCACGGTGAGCACGGCATCCGACCCCGCCTTGTGCAGACCCATCTCGACGTTCGTCCCGGGCGGCGTGTGCACGCGGGCGTTCGCGAGCAGGTTGACGACGACCATCTGCAGGCGGCTCGCATCGCCGTTCACGACGATCGGCTCCTCGTCGAGTGCTGCGCTCCACTCGTGATCCGGTCCGGTGACCTGGGCGTCGCCGAGCGCGTCAACGGCGAGCGCCGTCAGATCGACCGGCAGGGATTCCAGCGCGCGCCCCTCGTCGAGGCGGGCCAACAGCAGCAGGTCTTCGACGAGCGCGCTCATCCGCTTCGATTCGGCCTCGATCCGGCCGAGGGCGTGGGCGGCATCCGGGGGCAGCGCCTCGCCACTCCGACGCGTCAGCTCGGCGTAGCCGCGAATCGCCGCGAGCGGCGTGCGCAGCTCGTGGCTGGCGTCGGCGACGAAGTGCCGCACCTTGCGCTCGCTCGCCTCGCGGGCGGTGAGGGCGGATGCGACGTGCCCCAGCATCCGGTTGAATGCCGCACCGAGCTGCCCGACCTCTGTGCGCACGTCGGTGTCGGTTGTCGGCACTCGTTCGGCGAGCGCGACCTCGCCGCGATCCAGTGGCAGTTCGGAGACCCGCCTGGCCAGGTGCGTCACCCGCTCCAGCGGGGCCAGCGAGGCGTCGATGAGACGGGTTCCGGCGATCACGGCGATCGCGATGCCGAAGAGCGCCACGATCGCGATGATCAGTGCGAGCTGCGCCGAGGTGCCTTCGACGCTCGCGAGCGGCAGCGCCACGATGAAGCTGAGCCCCGGGCCCTGCTCGCTGACGATCGCGCGGTAGTTGCCGAGCCCCGGCATGTCGACGCTGTACGGGTTGCCGTCGGCCGGAACGGTCAGTAGCGCTGCACGTTGCTCCGGCGTCACGCCGAGCACGCCGCCGCTCTCGGAGATGCGCCCGGCCGACTCGATCGTGTCGCCGAGGATGACGGCCCCGATGGTGCCGACCGGCTGCCCGGGAACCTGCAGGGCCAGGCCGGCCTCGCCGCTGCCGTCCGGCGGGGTGCTGCCGGGCGGCAGGCCGGAGCCAATGCCGATGCGGCCGCGGTCGGCCGCGGAGTGCAGCTGCACGTCGAGGCGTTCCACGAGCGAGCCGTGCAGGGCGGCGACGCTCACGAGTCCGATGATCGTCGTGACGAGCACGAACAGCGCGATCGTGCCGAGCAGCAGCCGGCGGCGCAGCGTGAGCGGGGCGCGCAGCGCCCCGAGCGGGGATCCGGCGTCGGGCTCGGTTTCGGAGTCGGGCGCTGGGCTCGACGCCGACACGGGTGCCTGCGTCATCCGGCGGCCTTGATCATGTAGCCGGCACCGCGCACGGTGTGGATCATCGGCTCGCGGCCGGCGTCGATCTTCTTGCGCAGATAGGAGATGTAGATCTCGACGACGCTGGCCTTGCCCTCGTACTCGTAGCTCCACACCCGGTCAAGGATCTGGGCCTTGCTCAGCACACGGCGAGGGTTGCGCATGAGGAAGCGGAGCAGCTCGAACTCGGTGGCGGTCAGCTCGATCGGCTCGCCGGCGCGGCTCACCTCGTAGCTGTCCTCGTTGAGCAGGAGGTCGCCGACGCGGATCACCGGGTCGTTGGCCTGACCGACCGCCAGCGAGGAGCGGCGGATGAGTGCACGCAGCCGGGCGATGACCTCTTCGAGGCTGAACGGCTTCGTCACGTAGTCGTCGCCGCCGGCGGTGAGTCCGGCGATGCGGTCGTCGAGGGAGTCCTTGGCGGTGAGGAAGAGCACTGGCACCTCGCTGCCGTCCGCGCGCACGCGCTTGAGCACCTCGAGCCCGTCGATGTCGGGCAGCATGATGTCGAGCACGATGGCGTCGGGGCGGAACTCGCGCGCGGCGACGACGGCGCCGTGCCCGTCTCCGGCCGTGCGCACCTCCCAGCCCTCGTAGCGCAGCGACATCTTGAGCAGATCGGTGAGCGAACGCTCGTCGTCGACGACGAGCACCCGCACGGGGTTTCCGTCGATGCGCACGAGCGGCGCGATGGCTGCGCTGGTGGCGGGGGCGTCGAAGTTTGAGCTGTTCACCGTTCGAGTATGCGATGCGTGCCTATGAGCTGTCTATGAATCAGATCTACGGACGCCGCACGCGCCGTCATAGTGCTCTCCCAGCTCTGCCATAGGCGTGCCATAGTCGCCGCTCCTAGCTTCGAGCCAGCCACCCTCGACACGCCCCGTGGCCGAGATCCAGAGTCAAGGAGCCCCATGTTCTTCACCCTTCTCCGGCGCGAAATCGCCGGCCGGCGCAAGCAGACGGTGATCATCGCCGTCGGCATGGGTCTCGCGATCGCGCTCGTGATCGTCGTCAGTGCGTTCTCGGCCGGCGTGAAAGACGCCCAGGCCGCCGTGCTCTCCTCCGTCTACGGCGTCGGCACCGACATCACCGTGACACAGGCGCCAACGGCGCCGGTCGAGGGCGGCGGCCGCTTCGACTTCGGGGCGGAGGCCGGGGCGACCAGCGACGGCACCACGGCCATCAGCACGTCACGCCTGGAGGCCTCCCGCGGCACGAGCACCTTCGATGCGGCCGCCCTGGACACCGTCGCCGGCGTCGACAATGTCGCAGCGGCATCCGGCACCCTCGCGCTGAACAACACGACGTTCAGCGGCGAACTGCCCGACATGACGCAGATGCAGCAGGGCGCGCCCGGCGACGGTCAGGCCCCGCCCCAGGGCGGACCGGACGGCGCGGGCGGCAGCTCGTTCGACGTCGACTCCTTCAGTGTGCTCGGTCTGGACCCGACCGCTGCGGCCGTCGGCCCGCTCTCCTCCGTGACCCTGAGCGCTGGCCGCAGCCTCACCGCCGACGATGCCGAGGCCGCGGTCGCCGTGCTCGACTCCGCCTACGCCACGACGGCCGAGCTCGCCGTCGGCGACAGCATCACCGTGGCCGACACTGAGCTCGAGGTGATCGGCATCGTCACCTCCAACGCCGCGGATGCCGCGACCGCCGCCGACGTCTACATGCCGCTCGTGCTCGCGCAGCAGCTCGCCGGCCTCGACGGCCAGCTCAGCACCGTCTATGTGCAGGCCGCCTCCTCCACCGACATCGACCAGGTGCAGGGCGACATCGAGACGGCGCTGCCCGACGCCACGGTGAGCACGCAGGCCGATCTCGCGTCGAGCGTCTCCGGATCCCTCGCGACCGCGTCCAGCCTCGTGACCAGCCTCGGCCTGTGGCTCTCGGTCGCTGTGCTGCTCGCCGCGTTCCTCATCGCCATCCTCTTCACGATCTCCGGGGTCACCCGTCGCACCCGGGAGTTCGGCACGCTGAAGGCGATCGGCTGGTCCAACCGCCGCATCGTCGGGCAGGTCACGGGCGAGTCGCTCGTACAGGGCCTCATCGGCGGGGCAGTCGGCGTGACCGTCGGCCTCATCGGGGTGCTCGTGGTCAACCTCGTCGCCCCGACGCTGAGCAGCGGCGTCGACGGGGCCGGTGGCGGCATGCAGGCAGGCGGCCCTGGTGCCGGGGCGGATGCCGCGGCGGCAGGCCCCGGCGCCATGCCGGGTGGTTTCGGCCAGGCGGCATCCGCTGCAGCCTCGAGCGACGTCACACTGCAGGCGCCCGTCACCCTCAGCGTCGTGCTGATCGCGGTCGGGCTGGCTGTGCTCGGCGGCCTGCTCGCCGGTGCGTTCGGCGGCTGGCGCGCCGCCCGGCTGCGCCCGGCCGAGGCCCTGCGCAGCATCGGCTAACGCCCCGCCTCCCGCTCTCCCGCTGGTCGAGTAGGCCGTCTACGGCTGTATCGAGACCAAGGCCCCCGAAACCACTTCACACCACAAAGGACCCACTCATGTACACCCTCGAGAACGTCTCCAAGAGCTACAAGCAGGGCAAGCGCACCGTAACCGCACTGTCCGGTGTCACCCTCTCCATCCCCGAGGGGGCGCTCGTCGCCGTCCAGGGCCCGACCGGCGGCGGCAAGTCGACGCTGTTGCAGATGCTCGGCGCGCTGGATCGGCCCAGCTCAGGCAGCGTGCGGCTCGGCGAGAACACGCTGTCGGCGCTCGGCGACCGCCGGCTCGCGCAGATCCGGGCGCGCGAGATCGGCTTCATCTTCCAGAGCTTCAACCTCATCCCGACGCTGACCGCGGCAGAGAACGTCGAGACGGCCCTGGCTCCGCTCGGCCTCCCCGCGGAGGCTCGGCGCACCCGTGCGGCGGCCGCCCTGGCATCCGTCGGTCTCGCCGACCGCCTCGAGCACCGTCCCGCCGAACTCTCCGGCGGTCAACAACAACGTGTGGCCATCGCCAGGGCGCTCGTGAAGGAACCGGCGGTGCTGCTCGCCGACGAGCCGACGGGCAATCTCGACGAGCAGACCCGCGACGAGATCATGGATCTGCTCGAGGGCCTCTGGCGTGAGCGCGGACTCACGCTCGTGCTGGTGACCCACGACTCCGCCGTGGCCGCGCGGGCCGAGCGCCGGCTGCACATCGCGCACGGTTCCGTGCGCGAGCTCTAGGTACATCCGTCGTGACGATCGAGGCGCTTGGAACAAGCACCTTCCACGAGCCCGGCAACGACAACCTGGGCCGCCCGGCCGTCAATTTCACGCCCTCTGCTGCGCCCCGGTGAGAGCAGCCAGGTCTCGGATCCCTTCTCCGTCGCAGCGAGCGGCCGCGGCAAATTCTCCGGGTTCTTGCAATGCAGAACACACCGACGGTGGCGATCGACCCGTCAGGCAACAATTTGGAACTACTACGGGAAGCCTCAGGTCCCTAGATGTGATGAACGCTAGGCCCTCGCTTGTCGCACGTATCCCTATCACCTGTCTTGATTCAGGTTTTCGTTCACCAGCGTCGATACCGACGGTTGCTCAGAGTTGTGGAATCATAGCGTCATAGGTTTTCGGCTGTTTCAAAGGCGTCGATTCGGCTGGCTCTGAGTGCACGGGGGAGCAATTGGGTTTGGACAGCATGCGCGCGACGGGGGTTCTCAGGCGCAAGACCTGGCAGCGCGCGTACGCGATCCGTCTTTTTCTGAGCGACATCTCTGTCGTACTTGTGGCCGTCTTTGGAGCTCAGATCTTCTGGTTTGGCTCAGAGCCCGTTGACCTTGCCGCGCAAAACGCTGGTGGCGTGCGGATCGGGTACACCACGATTTCAGTCCTTCTCGTCGCAGCATGGATGATTGCCCTCGACGTTTTCGCCACACGCGATCACAAGGTGATCGGGAGTGGCACGCTCGAGTACAAGAGGGTCGCTGACGCGACGATCTGGCTGTTCGGCCTGTTCGCGATTCTGGCGTTTCTATTCCGAATCGAGCTCGCTCGTGGCTACTTTCTGACGGCGCTCCCCATCGGCCTCCTTCTCCTCTTCGTGGCTCGCTGGACGTGGCGGCAGTGGCTGCGTCGTCAGCAAAGCGGGGACCAGTATGTGTCGCGGGCCCTGCTGATGGGTGAGCGACTCAAATCGGCTCACGTCGCCAAGACAATTCAACGCACACCCGGAGCCGGCCTGCTTCTAGTCGGAGCGCTCACTCGTTCGGGAACAATGAGCAAAGGGCCAATCCAGGGCGTCGCGGTACTAGGTGACTACTCCGAGCTCATGATCGCCGTCGACGCGTCGAATGCCGACACGGTGATCCTCACCGGCGCCGACGAGATCAGTCCCGACGATATGCGCCGCATCGGCTGGGACCTTGAGGCACGCAACATCGAGCTCATTGTGGCACCGGCATTGACCGACATTGCAGGACCGCGCATCCATGCTCGCCCGGTCGCTGGCCTGCCGCTCATCCATGTGAGCTATCCGACTCTCGAAGGCGCGAAGCGAGTGTACAAGCGCACTTTCGACATCCTCGGCTCCGCCTTCTTGATTCTCCTCGGATCGCCCGTACTCATCGCCGTGGCCATTGCAGTCAAGCGATCGGGCCCTGGTGACATCCTCTACCGCCAACTTCGTGTTGGCCGACGCGGTAGAGAGTTCGGCATGCTCAAGTTCCGCTCCATGGTTCAAGATGCCGACGACCAGCTCGAGAGCCTGCTCGACGCTCAGGGCACCTCGGAAACCCCGCTCTTCAAGGTCACGAACGATCCGAGGATCACCCCAGTGGGAAAGTTCCTTCGGAAGTACTCGCTCGACGAGGTTCCCCAGCTTTTCAACGTGTTGCTCGGCGAGATGAGTCTGGTTGGCCCGCGCCCGCAGCGAGCAGCAGAGGTGGCCCTTTACGATGACGCCGCACATCGGCGATTGATCATGAAGCCAGGCATGAGCGGGCTCTGGCAAGTGAGCGGTCGGTCAAACCTCAGCTGGGAAGACAGTATTCGTCTCGACCTCTACTACGTAGAGAATTGGTCTCTAACGGTAGACATCATGATTCTGTTCCGCACCGTTCGAGCGGTCGTTACCCCCGAAGGTGCGCGCTAACTGCCCACGGCGGCTCTCAACTCCAACACCTCAGAGACTCGGGTGCTTGCCTCCCTGGAGCGAGAATCGTGAACCGCTCCGTCCGCCGACCCTAAGACACTCCACAAGTTCGTGCGTCCAATTCGATGAACAATTTGGGGTGGCTCACGGCTCCCAACGCTCATCAACCACATCAACCGTTTTCTGAGTCGAGCCCGCATTGATTTCGGAAAGTTCCGGATGCATTCTGACGACGCGCAAAAGGTCGAGCCAGTTCATTGTGGTTGGCGGCACGAAACCGGCAAGCGCACGGGCCAACGCAAGATCTTCAGGGGTATCAACCGTCCATCTGAGGCTTGACAGGTCTTCGTCTAGATCGATGATCTCGATGGAGAAGCTGTCGGGGTTTTCATAGATGAATGGCATCACGTGCTCTCGGTGGTGTCCTTCACGCGCCTCTGCCCACGTGCGCTCCAACGCCGCACGCGTGACTACCTCGACATCGAGACCCACTGGGTACGTGCGCGGATATGGCGGCGGCAGCCTGC encodes:
- a CDS encoding sensor histidine kinase produces the protein MTQAPVSASSPAPDSETEPDAGSPLGALRAPLTLRRRLLLGTIALFVLVTTIIGLVSVAALHGSLVERLDVQLHSAADRGRIGIGSGLPPGSTPPDGSGEAGLALQVPGQPVGTIGAVILGDTIESAGRISESGGVLGVTPEQRAALLTVPADGNPYSVDMPGLGNYRAIVSEQGPGLSFIVALPLASVEGTSAQLALIIAIVALFGIAIAVIAGTRLIDASLAPLERVTHLARRVSELPLDRGEVALAERVPTTDTDVRTEVGQLGAAFNRMLGHVASALTAREASERKVRHFVADASHELRTPLAAIRGYAELTRRSGEALPPDAAHALGRIEAESKRMSALVEDLLLLARLDEGRALESLPVDLTALAVDALGDAQVTGPDHEWSAALDEEPIVVNGDASRLQMVVVNLLANARVHTPPGTNVEMGLHKAGSDAVLTVRDDGPGVDPLVQGTLFERFVRGDSSRFRADGGDGGAAVQSTGLGLATVRAVVEAHGGTVTVQSEPGDTVFTVRIPIGQPEERVSRGEGNSAVH
- a CDS encoding response regulator transcription factor; translated protein: MNSSNFDAPATSAAIAPLVRIDGNPVRVLVVDDERSLTDLLKMSLRYEGWEVRTAGDGHGAVVAAREFRPDAIVLDIMLPDIDGLEVLKRVRADGSEVPVLFLTAKDSLDDRIAGLTAGGDDYVTKPFSLEEVIARLRALIRRSSLAVGQANDPVIRVGDLLLNEDSYEVSRAGEPIELTATEFELLRFLMRNPRRVLSKAQILDRVWSYEYEGKASVVEIYISYLRKKIDAGREPMIHTVRGAGYMIKAAG
- a CDS encoding ABC transporter permease, yielding MFFTLLRREIAGRRKQTVIIAVGMGLAIALVIVVSAFSAGVKDAQAAVLSSVYGVGTDITVTQAPTAPVEGGGRFDFGAEAGATSDGTTAISTSRLEASRGTSTFDAAALDTVAGVDNVAAASGTLALNNTTFSGELPDMTQMQQGAPGDGQAPPQGGPDGAGGSSFDVDSFSVLGLDPTAAAVGPLSSVTLSAGRSLTADDAEAAVAVLDSAYATTAELAVGDSITVADTELEVIGIVTSNAADAATAADVYMPLVLAQQLAGLDGQLSTVYVQAASSTDIDQVQGDIETALPDATVSTQADLASSVSGSLATASSLVTSLGLWLSVAVLLAAFLIAILFTISGVTRRTREFGTLKAIGWSNRRIVGQVTGESLVQGLIGGAVGVTVGLIGVLVVNLVAPTLSSGVDGAGGGMQAGGPGAGADAAAAGPGAMPGGFGQAASAAASSDVTLQAPVTLSVVLIAVGLAVLGGLLAGAFGGWRAARLRPAEALRSIG
- a CDS encoding ABC transporter ATP-binding protein — its product is MYTLENVSKSYKQGKRTVTALSGVTLSIPEGALVAVQGPTGGGKSTLLQMLGALDRPSSGSVRLGENTLSALGDRRLAQIRAREIGFIFQSFNLIPTLTAAENVETALAPLGLPAEARRTRAAAALASVGLADRLEHRPAELSGGQQQRVAIARALVKEPAVLLADEPTGNLDEQTRDEIMDLLEGLWRERGLTLVLVTHDSAVAARAERRLHIAHGSVREL
- a CDS encoding sugar transferase translates to MRATGVLRRKTWQRAYAIRLFLSDISVVLVAVFGAQIFWFGSEPVDLAAQNAGGVRIGYTTISVLLVAAWMIALDVFATRDHKVIGSGTLEYKRVADATIWLFGLFAILAFLFRIELARGYFLTALPIGLLLLFVARWTWRQWLRRQQSGDQYVSRALLMGERLKSAHVAKTIQRTPGAGLLLVGALTRSGTMSKGPIQGVAVLGDYSELMIAVDASNADTVILTGADEISPDDMRRIGWDLEARNIELIVAPALTDIAGPRIHARPVAGLPLIHVSYPTLEGAKRVYKRTFDILGSAFLILLGSPVLIAVAIAVKRSGPGDILYRQLRVGRRGREFGMLKFRSMVQDADDQLESLLDAQGTSETPLFKVTNDPRITPVGKFLRKYSLDEVPQLFNVLLGEMSLVGPRPQRAAEVALYDDAAHRRLIMKPGMSGLWQVSGRSNLSWEDSIRLDLYYVENWSLTVDIMILFRTVRAVVTPEGAR
- a CDS encoding cytidylyltransferase domain-containing protein — protein: MSVLCLIQARAGSSRLPGKVFADIGGEPMLSRVVRRAQASRLVSEVAIATTVSPADDLVEALGAELGVKVHRGSEFDVLDRYYQALQQHPEASLIVRITADCPFMDPAVIDAVIRAQQEHNVDFAASRLPPPYPRTYPVGLDVEVVTRAALERTWAEAREGHHREHVMPFIYENPDSFSIEIIDLDEDLSSLRWTVDTPEDLALARALAGFVPPTTMNWLDLLRVVRMHPELSEINAGSTQKTVDVVDERWEP